From a single Erpetoichthys calabaricus chromosome 1, fErpCal1.3, whole genome shotgun sequence genomic region:
- the LOC114646398 gene encoding uncharacterized protein LOC114646398, with protein MYGKTESERLNYIRLNQKKLRAENYVHLKDAIDKNDTDLIELGQAVILPSSFTGGPRYMHERTQDAMTYVHHYGSPDLFITFTCNPKWPDITEILLPRQKPHDRHDLISCVFHLKIRKMIDLLTKSNIFGCTNCYMYTIEWQKRGIPQAHILSWIKDRIQPALIDEVIRAEIPDPQTDPALHKIVKSTMIHGPCGPHNINSPCMINKICTKKYPRPFISETQTGEDGYPQYRRCAPTDGGHTINIKGVDIDNRWMVPYSPVLSRFFNAHINVEFCTSVKSIK; from the coding sequence atgtacggAAAAACTGAAtccgaaagactaaattatatcagactaaatcagaaaaaactacgagctgaaaattacgttcacttaaaagatgctattgacaaaaacgacactgatttaatagaacttggtcaagctgtgatattaccatcttccttcactggaggacctcgctatatgcacgagcgtacacaagacgcaatgacatatgTACATCATTATGGCAGCCCTGacttattcattacatttacttgcaatcctaaatggcctgacatcactgaaattctccttccacgtcaaaaacctcacgatcgtcACGACCTTATCAGttgtgtatttcatctcaagattcgcaaaatgatagacttgctcacgaagagtaacattttcggctgtacaaattgctacatgtacaccatagagtggcaaaagcgaggtattccccagGCACACATTCTATCGTGGATAAAGGATAGGATTCAACCAGCTCTTATCGATgaagtcatccgtgcggaaattcctgatccacagactgaccctgccctacacaaaatagtaaaatccaccatgattcacggcccatgtggacctcataatatcaactcaccctgcatgatcaacaaaatatgcactaagaagtacccgcgtccgttcatctcagaaactcagaccggagaagatggttaccctcagtaccgccggTGCGCACCTactgatggaggtcatacaattaacatcaaaggagtagatatcgacaacagatggatggtcccttatagtcctgtgctgtcccgcttcttcaatgctcacatcaatgtcgaattttgcacttcagtaaaatcaatcaaa